GGGATCGCGGAGGACATGCACAAGGGGTTGATCGACCGGTTCCGCTCGCTGCCGATGGCCCGGGGCGCGGTGCTCACCGGCCGGACCTTCGCCGATCTGGTGCAGACGACGCTCACCCTGGTGGTGCTGGCCGTCGTCGCGCTGATCGTGGGCTGGCGCCCCGGCTTCGCGGGCTCGACCAACATCGGGAAGATCCTGGGCGGCTTCGGTCTGCTGCTCCTCCTGGGATACGCCTTCACCTGGATCGGGGCGCTGATCGGGCTGTCCGTCCGCACCCCGGAGGCGGCGACCTCCGGCGGTCTGATCTGGCTGTTCCCGGTGACGTTCATCTCGAACGCCTTCGTGGACTCCAGCCAGATGACCCCGTGGCTGCGGCATATCGCCGAATGGAACCCGTTCAGCGCCACCGTGCAGGCATGCCGTCAGCTCTTCGGTGACCCCGGTCTGTCCCGGTCCGGCGCCTGGCCGATGCAGCATCCGGTCTGGGCGTCGCTGATCTACTCGGCCCTGATCATTGTGGTCTTCCGGACGCTGGCGGTGCGCAAGTACCGCTCGGCTACCGCCTGACCGGTTCT
This genomic interval from Streptomyces asiaticus contains the following:
- a CDS encoding ABC transporter permease, encoding MSTMSDSLVIARRNLIRMTRIPEMVLFGLVQPVMFVILFTYVFGGSMKIGNSTDPDVYKNFLMAGIFAQTVTFATAGAGAGIAEDMHKGLIDRFRSLPMARGAVLTGRTFADLVQTTLTLVVLAVVALIVGWRPGFAGSTNIGKILGGFGLLLLLGYAFTWIGALIGLSVRTPEAATSGGLIWLFPVTFISNAFVDSSQMTPWLRHIAEWNPFSATVQACRQLFGDPGLSRSGAWPMQHPVWASLIYSALIIVVFRTLAVRKYRSATA